GGGCCGGTAAGGTCGTCGAAGTGTCTGACGACAGCGCCTGCGGCACTTCAGTGGTGGTAGAGTCGGGCGAGTGGCTTCACATTTACTGTCACATGCACGGCTACGTAGTCAATGATGGCCGTAACCGCTACATGGTAGACCGCGAAGGCGGCGTCCAAATTCGCGAAGGTCAAGATATTGCGTCAGGAGCCCGAATTGGTCGCGTCGGTATGACCGGGCGCACCACAGGCCCACACCTGCACTGGGGCCTTAAATACCGGGAAAATTGGGTTGACCCAGCCTTGGTGCTGCGAGCTATGTACGATAGTCAGCGGTCGGCAATGAACCGGCCCCAATAACAAAAATTCCATTGCCGTCCCATTAACTTAGACCCAAGACTTAAGACAGAACCCAAGAAGGGAGACCTATATTGCAGGCCTCCCTTCTTAGGTTTTAAGCATAGGTCTTAAGAATCGACAGCAGACGCCAGCATCAGGTGTTGGACTGAACTAGAGTCTTTTCAGGCAGCGGCGTATATTCTGCAACCAGCTGGCGGAACTGATCACCATCCATCGTTTCCTGCTCTAGCAACATATCCACCAGTCGGTCCATCAAGGGCCGATTGTTTCTCAACACCTCACGGGCACGGTCAAAGCTCTGCTTAGCGATTTCGCGCACTTGCCCGTCAATTTGAGTTGCCAGAGCCTCTGAGTATTCTGACCGGGGCATTAGGTTACGGCCCAAAAATACCTGATTGTCCGAGCTCTCTAGCGCCAGTGGCCCCAAATCCGACATACCAAACAGCGTTACCATCTGCCGCGCCAGACTGGTTACCTGCTTAATGTCAGAACCGGCTCCGGTGGTAGTTTCATCTTCCCCATAGACCTCGGCTTCGGCTGCCAGACCTCCTAAGGCAACGGTGATTCGATCTATTAGCCAGTTGCGGGTGTAGAGGCCGCTATCGATCACGTCTTCACTGGGCAAAAATTGGGTAAAGCCCTCGACCCCGCCTGAACGAGGGATAATAGTCACCTTATTGACTGAGTCAGCATGCTGTAGAAGCGTGCCGACTAGGGCATGGCCGATTTCGTGGTAGGCCGTCATCCGTTTGCGGCTGCTGTCTAGCAGGGGCGTTAGGCTGAGGCCGATGGTTACCCGGTCAATGGCGTCTTCAATGTCTACCATCGTGACCGTCTCTTTGCGGCGGCGAGCCGTCAAAATGGCGGCCTCATTCAGCAAGTTAGCTAACTCCGCTCCCGAAAAGCCAGGTGTGCGACGGGCCACAGCTTCTAGGGAAACTTCTGGGTCAATCTTTTTGTTGCGGGCATGGACTTCTAAAATCGCCAGACGACCCCGGTAAGTTGGCAGGTCTACGACAATCTGGCGGTCAAATCGGCCTGGCCGCAGCAGGGCCATATCTAGCACATCTACTCGGTTGGTCGCCGCAATCACGATGATGCCGCTGTTGCCCTCGAAGCCGTCCATTTCGGTCAGCAGCTGGTTAAGGGTCTGCTCCCGCTCATCGTTGCCACCGCCAATGCCCGTTCCTCGCTGGCGACCGACGGCATCAATTTCATCGATGAAGACAATGCAAGGAGCGTTTTCCTTGGCCTTGCGGAACAGGTCGCGCACCCGAGAAGCGCCGACGCCAACAAACATTTCGACAAATTCTGAGCCAGAGATGCTGAAGAAGGGAACGGCAGCTTCCCCTGCGATCGCTTTTGCCAGCAGGGTCTTACCGGTGCCGGGTTGACCAATTAGCAGCACTCCTTTAGGAATGCGGGCTCCAATAGCGGTAAATTTCTCTGGGTTCTTCAGGAAGGAAACGACCTCCTGCAGTTCTTCCTTAGCTTCTTCAATGCCCGCGACATCATCGAAGACTACTCCTGTTTTTGCCTCCATTTGGAAGCGAGCCCGAGAGCGGCCAAAGTTCATGGCATTGCCTGCCCCTGAGGCCGATCGCCGCAAAATCATCAGCAGACCAAAGACCAGGATCAGGGCTAGCAGAGAGTTAGTCGCCAACCAAGCCAGTGCGCCATTGCCACCGGCATCAGCGATCTCAACATCTACGTCGTTGTCCCGCAATAGGCGGATTAGCTCAGGGTTGCGCTCTCCAGCGAACAGCGTGACCTTCTGGGGAGGCTCATCTTCGGGCTGTCCTGCCAGACGCACAGAGGCAATGCCTCGGGTCTGGTCTAGATCAACCTGTTCCACCTGCCCCTGCTCGATCTTCTCCAAGAACTGCCCGTAGGTCAGCTCCTCAGGGTTGCGCTCTTGTGCGATCGCAACAGACACCGGCAGCAGGCTCTGCAAGAGAAACCAACCCACTGTCAGCAAGCCCGTGGCAGTTGCCCCTTTGGCGGTGCGTGACTGGGCCGGATTTAGCTTGCGGGTAGCGTGCATTTTCATCAAACTTCCTAAGCGGACGACACAACTTCAAGACAGCCGGGAGGAGAGGTCCCCAGGTCCCATACCATGACTAGTCTAACCTTCCAAACTTGGACTGGCGGAGGAATCGATCCCCTGAGAACTTGCCAGTCCCTCTACGAAACTTGCATCAGAATACCCAAACCGCCTGAACTCAAGCCTGATTCAAGCGGCCAAAACCAGCCAATTTAGCCAGGGTTCACCGCCAAAGAGACTGGACAGAGCAACAAATTTAGAATTTACGCTATCTTATACGTATTCGTAACGACTTTGCTTTTTAAGAAAATTTTAGAAATCTCTATCTAGTGAATAGGTATTTAACCAGGTATTTTGCTTGGCTCTTTGAGCTTTTAGCCGCGCAGCAGCCACTAAGACTTGCTATTACACCGTTTCGCTCCAGCGTTTATCTCATCTAGCTTTTATCTAAAGGAGAACGTAAGTCATGGTCAAATTTGTAGGAATTTCAGGCAGTCTTCGAGAAGGCTCCTACAGCTATTTAGCGCTGCAAGAGGTGTCTCGCCGTCTCGCTGCCCTAGGGGCCGAGGTAGAAATACTCGATCTGCGGCAGCTAAATTTGCCCTTTTGCAATGGTGAAAAAGAGTATCCAGACCACCCCGATGTGGCGCTTTTAAGAAGCCGAGTTCAAGAGGCTAGCGGACTGATTCTGGCAACTCCCGAGTACCACGGTAGCGCCAGCGGCGTGCTCAAAAATGCGCTTGATCTGATGAGCTTTGATCAGCTCTCGGACAAAACCACTGGACTGATCAGCGTCTTAGGCGGGCAGAGCAACAGCAATGCGCTAAACGATCTGCGCATCATCATGCGGTGGGTTCACGCTTGGGTTATTCCCGAGCAGGTAGCCATTGGCCAAGCCTGGAACGCCTTTGACAGTGAGGGCAAGCTCAAAGATCCCAAGCTAGCCGAACGGTTCGATCGCTTTGCCGAGAGCTTGTTTCGCTATACCCAGACCTTGAGCCAGGTCGCTTAACTGCTGCCCAGCGCCAGTACGGCATTCTGACCGCCAAAGCCAAAGCTGAGGCAAAGCGCCACTTGAGTCGCTTGGGGCGTGGCCTGTCGCACAAAATTCAGCGGAAAGGCAGGCTGTGCCAGCCCCACACAGGGAGGCAGCACTTGATTTTGCAGAGCCAGTAGGCAAAAGACAGTGCCGATTGCCCCAGAGGCTCCTAGGGTATGGCCGGTGGATCCTTTCGTTGAGCTGACAGCAACATCAGCAGGAAAAACCTGCTGAATTAGGGCGGCCTCATGGGCGTCGTTGAGGCGGGTGCTGGTGCCGTGGGCGTGCAGATAGCCCACCTCAGAGGGCAGCAAATGGGCCTGCCTTAGGCAAGCCCTCAGGGCAGCTTCACTGCTCTGTCGCTGGGGGTCGGGCGCACTGAGGTGGTGCCCATCGGCAGTTAACCCCACGCCCAAAATTTTGCCGTAGCTATGGGCTCCTCTGGCTTGGGCCAGCGCGGCAGATTCTAGCACCAGCACCGCTGCGCCTTCTCCTAAGACCAGGCCCTCGCGCCCCAGATCAAAGGGATAGCAACCCTGCTGAGCCAAGGCTCCCATGCGCTCAAACCCAGCCAAAGCCAGAGGCGTAATCGGCGCTTCTACGGCACCGGCTAAAACGCGATCGCACTGCCCCCGGCGGATCAGTTCCCAACCCTGAAAAATCGCCCACAGGCCCGTCGCACAGGCCGCCATCGGAGCCTGCACAGGCCCCAGCGTCCCTAGGCGGCGGGCCGTATTGATTGCGGCCATATGGGGCAACGATGCCAGCCATTCGTCTCCCGCAGGAGGCTGACCGTGCTCAAAAGTCTCAGCAGCCATCTTTTCCCAAACGACCTGGTGGCTACGGCTAGAGCCAATCACCACCCCGCAGTCTAGCTGGGGCAAGGAGATCTGAGCATCTTGTAAAGCTTCGTCGACCGCTTGATCCACAAGATCCTGGAGCCGGGCTGGGTGCTTGCCAATTAGCGCCAACGGCACAACCGGCAGTT
The nucleotide sequence above comes from Pseudanabaena sp. FACHB-2040. Encoded proteins:
- a CDS encoding NAD(P)H-dependent oxidoreductase, producing the protein MVKFVGISGSLREGSYSYLALQEVSRRLAALGAEVEILDLRQLNLPFCNGEKEYPDHPDVALLRSRVQEASGLILATPEYHGSASGVLKNALDLMSFDQLSDKTTGLISVLGGQSNSNALNDLRIIMRWVHAWVIPEQVAIGQAWNAFDSEGKLKDPKLAERFDRFAESLFRYTQTLSQVA
- a CDS encoding beta-ketoacyl-ACP synthase, producing the protein MTTAPEVVVTGVGLMSALGPDAASNWSRLLLGETAIALRQPFAELPVVPLALIGKHPARLQDLVDQAVDEALQDAQISLPQLDCGVVIGSSRSHQVVWEKMAAETFEHGQPPAGDEWLASLPHMAAINTARRLGTLGPVQAPMAACATGLWAIFQGWELIRRGQCDRVLAGAVEAPITPLALAGFERMGALAQQGCYPFDLGREGLVLGEGAAVLVLESAALAQARGAHSYGKILGVGLTADGHHLSAPDPQRQSSEAALRACLRQAHLLPSEVGYLHAHGTSTRLNDAHEAALIQQVFPADVAVSSTKGSTGHTLGASGAIGTVFCLLALQNQVLPPCVGLAQPAFPLNFVRQATPQATQVALCLSFGFGGQNAVLALGSS
- the ftsH gene encoding ATP-dependent zinc metalloprotease FtsH; protein product: MHATRKLNPAQSRTAKGATATGLLTVGWFLLQSLLPVSVAIAQERNPEELTYGQFLEKIEQGQVEQVDLDQTRGIASVRLAGQPEDEPPQKVTLFAGERNPELIRLLRDNDVDVEIADAGGNGALAWLATNSLLALILVFGLLMILRRSASGAGNAMNFGRSRARFQMEAKTGVVFDDVAGIEEAKEELQEVVSFLKNPEKFTAIGARIPKGVLLIGQPGTGKTLLAKAIAGEAAVPFFSISGSEFVEMFVGVGASRVRDLFRKAKENAPCIVFIDEIDAVGRQRGTGIGGGNDEREQTLNQLLTEMDGFEGNSGIIVIAATNRVDVLDMALLRPGRFDRQIVVDLPTYRGRLAILEVHARNKKIDPEVSLEAVARRTPGFSGAELANLLNEAAILTARRRKETVTMVDIEDAIDRVTIGLSLTPLLDSSRKRMTAYHEIGHALVGTLLQHADSVNKVTIIPRSGGVEGFTQFLPSEDVIDSGLYTRNWLIDRITVALGGLAAEAEVYGEDETTTGAGSDIKQVTSLARQMVTLFGMSDLGPLALESSDNQVFLGRNLMPRSEYSEALATQIDGQVREIAKQSFDRAREVLRNNRPLMDRLVDMLLEQETMDGDQFRQLVAEYTPLPEKTLVQSNT